The genomic region AAATGATGGGCGAAGTAATGGGCAGCCCGCTTCACTACTTCAAGTTGCTGGGCAGGAAACACGGGAAGGCTGCGGCAGCGACGCGGCGGACCGTGAACAGCACTGCTGAGTGCCGTTTGTGGTGAGAGTGGCCGCATCGCACTTCAGGAGGTGATCGCGTGTAAGACATCCAAGACGTCTCACCTTCCAACTGATAGCCCCACCGCAGCAGTGGCTGCAATCGCAATCAACACCGTTTGGGCGATCTGTAGCAAGGCTGCACCTATCGCAATGATCGACAGCACGCAGCTTTAGACAAGTGCACAAAGTTCGTGGGCAAGCTGTTCGCCACTGCGCAGTGCACCCTCAATCCGCCCAAATCCCACCCCGGCGATGAAGTCACCGCAGAACCCCACCCGGCTGCTTGGGCAGCAACTGAGTTCGGAGGGCAGTCCAGGAGCCAGGGGAAAAGCGGCACCCCAGCGCATCAGCTGGCGATCAGCCGTAGCTAGGTCTAGGCCAGGCAACCAGGGGGCCATCACCTGCTCAAGCGCAGTAGTGAGGGCAGCGATCACCGTATCTTCGCGGCCCTCATCGGGGGGCAGCTGAAGCATGCGGGCCACGGCGGAATGGGTGCCATAGACATCAAGGTGATCGGCGGCAAAGGAGTGGCTGGAATGGGCCACCACAGCGCAGCGACCGTCGGACAAGGGCTGGACGGTGATCCGCTGCAGCCCCCAGCGCTGCTGGGCTGCAGCATCGAAATGGAGCAAGCTGAAAGGAAGACTGGCCCAAGGTCCTGCCGCGGCTGCCTCAAGCAGCACCAGCAGATTGCTACGAGCCTCAGTGCGGATGCCGGCGATCACAGTGAGGGCATGCTCCAGCCGGAGGTCGCCCAGCCGTTCTGCGGCCTGCTTGAGGGGAACCTCCTCCCAGCCAAAGATCTGCCGGCTGCGCGGATGGGCCAACAAGGTGCTGCTCAGCACAAGCCAATGGGCCTGCCCCAGCAACTCCCCCTCCCGATCCAGCAGCTGCCAGAGCCCGTCCTGCCAAATGAGATGGCGCACCAGGGTGCCGTAGTGAGGCTGCCACGCTTCGCCAGCCTCGCCAGCCAGGCTCAACAGTCCTTTGCAGAGATGATCCATGCCACCCCGACCCCGGTAAAGCTGGCCAAGCCCTAGGGCATCAGCCTGACCTGGCCGCAGGGTCGCTTCC from Cyanobium sp. Tous-M-B4 harbors:
- a CDS encoding NAD(P)-binding protein; the encoded protein is MPSSGPESIAVIGAGVSGCAFVAQLRRLGYTGALSLWETGRGPGGRASTRRSRQDHGLRIDHGAPLLNITGATEPLLLQPLLAGGWIEPWPGLIAQLQGEATLRPGQADALGLGQLYRGRGGMDHLCKGLLSLAGEAGEAWQPHYGTLVRHLIWQDGLWQLLDREGELLGQAHWLVLSSTLLAHPRSRQIFGWEEVPLKQAAERLGDLRLEHALTVIAGIRTEARSNLLVLLEAAAAGPWASLPFSLLHFDAAAQQRWGLQRITVQPLSDGRCAVVAHSSHSFAADHLDVYGTHSAVARMLQLPPDEGREDTVIAALTTALEQVMAPWLPGLDLATADRQLMRWGAAFPLAPGLPSELSCCPSSRVGFCGDFIAGVGFGRIEGALRSGEQLAHELCALV